In Corylus avellana chromosome ca2, CavTom2PMs-1.0, the following proteins share a genomic window:
- the LOC132168652 gene encoding tubulin beta chain, protein MREILHIQGGQCGNQIGAKFWEVICDEHGIDHTGKYSGDSELQLERINVYYNEASGGRYVPRAVLMDLEPGTMDSVRSGPFGQIFRPDNFVFGQSGAGNNWAKGHYTEGAELIDSVLDVVRKEAENCDCLQGFQVCHSLGGGTGSGMGTLLISKIREEYPDRMMLTFSVFPSPKVSDTVVEPYNATLSVHQLVENADECMVLDNEALYDICFRTLKLATPTFGDLNHLISATMSGVTCCLRFPGQLNSDLRKLAVNLIPFPRLHFFMVGFAPLTSRGSQQYRALTVPELTQQMWDAKNMMCAADPRHGRYLTASAMFRGKMSTKEVDEQMINVQNKNSSYFVEWIPNNVKSSVCDIPPKGLKMASTFIGNSTSIQEMFRRVSEQFTAMFRRKAFLHWYTGEGMDEMEFTEAESNMNDLVAEYQQYQDATADEEEYEEEEEEEEEVVG, encoded by the exons ATGAGAGAAATCCTGCACATCCAGGGCGGGCAGTGCGGCAACCAGATCGGTGCCAAGTTCTGGGAGGTGATCTGCGACGAGCATGGCATCGACCACACGGGAAAGTACAGCGGCGACTCGGAGCTCCAGCTCGAGCGCATCAACGTCTATTACAACGAGGCCAGCGGCGGGCGGTACGTCCCTCGCGCGGTGCTCATGGATCTGGAGCCGGGGACCATGGACTCGGTCCGATCCGGGCCTTTCGGGCAGATCTTCAGGCCTGATAACTTCGTCTTCGGGCAGTCCGGTGCAGGGAACAACTGGGCCAAGGGACACTACACCGAGGGCGCTGAGCTCATCGACTCAGTGCTCGATGTTGTCAGGAAGGAGGCCGAGAATTGCGATTGCCTGCAGG GATTTCAAGTCTGTCATTCTTTGGGTGGAGGAACGGGCTCTGGAATGGGAACCCTTCTTATTTCCAAGATCAGGGAGGAGTATCCAGATCGCATGATGCTGACATTTTCTGTCTTTCCTTCGCCCAAGGTTTCTGACACAGTTGTCGAACCATACAATGCCACCCTTTCTGTGCATCAGCTTGTTGAGAATGCTGACGAGTGCATGGTCCTGGACAACGAGGCCCTGTACGACATCTGCTTCCGTACACTGAAGCTTGCCACCCCTACCT TTGGTGATCTCAATCACCTCATCTCTGCTACCATGAGTGGCGTCACATGCTGTCTTCGGTTCCCTGGACAGTTGAACTCCGACCTTCGGAAGCTTGCAGTCAATCTCATCCCATTCCCTCGTCTCCACTTCTTTATGGTTGGGTTTGCACCCTTAACATCAAGAGGATCACAGCAGTACCGTGCCCTGACTGTGCCTGAATTGACCCAACAAATGTGGGATGCCAAAAACATGATGTGTGCTGCGGACCCCCGACACGGCCGTTACCTAACCGCTTCTGCCATGTTCCGTGGTAAGATGAGTACGAAGGAAGTTGATGAACAGATGATCAATGTCCAGAACAAAAACTCATCCTACTTTGTTGAGTGGATACCCAACAATGTTAAGTCTAGTGTGTGTGACATCCCACCCAAGGGTTTGAAGATGGCATCGACTTTCATCGGGAACTCCACCTCGATCCAGGAGATGTTCAGGAGGGTTAGCGAGCAGTTTACAGCAATGTTCAGGCGCAAGGCTTTCTTGCATTGGTACACCGGGGAAGGGATGGACGAGATGGAGTTCACCGAAGCCGAGAGTAACATGAACGATCTGGTGGCCGAGTATCAGCAATACCAGGATGCAACTGCTGACGAGGAAGAGtacgaggaggaggaggaggaagaagaggaggtTGTCGGTTGA
- the LOC132169560 gene encoding uncharacterized protein LOC132169560: MTDCCKEEKYGKGLFVDSGEALDEQGDGEEQEAIYDRDGEVDEEFVNGDHGPLLMVRRVCFTRQKAEGEDEQRHNLFHSTCTIGASLEWIKKGIEVIVSKRFLVSFSIGSKYKDKAWCDVVAMDACHLLLGRPWQYDWSAHHDGRKNTYSFMVDNVKLTLLPSLGDGPKPAKGAGHSQSLLTKREFITEMLASKVVYVLLGKEDDTLEAVPEAAKGLVEEFADVFPVELLEELPPLRDIQHQIDLVPSLPNRPHYHMSPKEHEELRRQVEGLLAKGHIRESLSPCAILALLTPKKDGT; encoded by the exons ATGACAGATTGTTGCAAGGAAGAGAAGTATGGTAAGGGCCTATTTGTTGACTCGGGGGAAGCCTTAGATGAGCAAGGCGATGGAGAAGAACAAGAGGCAATTTATGACCGCGACGGAGAGGTTGATGAGGAGTTTGTCAATGGGGATCATGGTCCTCTCTTGATGGTTAGGAGGGTGTGCTTTACACGCCAGAAAGCGGAAGGTGAGGATGAGCAGCGCCACAATCTTTTTCACTCGACATGCACTATTGGGGCAAG TTTGGAGTGGATCAAAAAGGGCATCGAGGTAATAGTATCTAAGCGTTTCCTCGTATCTTTTTCAATTGGGTCCAAATACAAGGATAAGGCATGGTGTGATGTGGTGGCCATGGATGCATGCCACTTGTTGTTAGGGAGACCGTGGCAATATGACTGGAGTGCTCACCATGATGGAAGAAAGAACACATATAGCTTCATGGTAGACAACGTGAAACTGACACTCCTACCAAGCTTGGGGGACGGACCTAAACCCGCAAAGGGGGCAGGCCACTCTCAATCCCTCTTGACAAAGCGGGAATTTATCACCGAGATGTTGGCATCGAAGGTTGTGTATGTGTTGTTGGGCAAGGAGGACGACACCTTGGAAGCGGTGCCAGAAGCGGCCAAGGGATTAGTGGAAGAGTTCGCCGATGTGTTTCCAGTGGAGTTACTCGAAGAGCTTCCCCCTCTTCGTGACATTCAACATCAAATTGACTTAGTGCCCAGTCTACCTAATCGACCACACTACCACATGAGCCCCAAAGAACATGAAGAATTGAGGCGACAAGTGGAGGGGTTATTGGCCAAGGGGCATATTCGAGAGAGTTTGAGTCCATGTGCAATACTAGCTTTGCTCACTCCCAAGAAGGATGGCACATAG
- the LOC132172443 gene encoding putative germin-like protein 2-1 has translation MESDRIILFGLLALSLSVALATDQSSLQDFCVADQNSRVLVNGLACKDPKLAEANDFFFSGLHLAGNTSNAVGSRVTPVTVSQMPGLNTLGISMVRIDYAPWGINPPHTHPRASEILTVLDGSLEVGFVTSSPENHHITKVLQKGDVFVFPIGLIHYQKNAGSTNASAIAALTSQNPGVVTIANAVFGSVPDIASDVLVKAFQVDNNVVTYLQSNF, from the exons ATGGAAAGTGATCGGATTATCTTATTTGGGCTTCTAGCATTATCTTTATCTGTTGCTTTAGCAACTGATCAAAGTTCTCTTCAGGATTTCTGTGTTGCAGACCAAAACAGCCGAG TGTTGGTGAATGGTCTGGCCTGCAAGGATCCCAAGCTGGCTGAAGCCAatgatttcttcttttctggGCTTCACTTAGCGGGCAACACATCAAATGCAGTGGGGTCTAGGGTGACCCCGGTGACCGTATCACAAATGCCAGGGCTAAACACTCTTGGCATCTCCATGGTGCGTATAGACTACGCACCGTGGGGCATCAATCCTCCCCACACACACCCTCGTGCCTCAGAAATCTTGACGGTCTTGGACGGCAGCCTTGAAGTCGGATTTGTCACGTCGAGCCCCGAAAACCATCACATAACGAAGGTGCTACAGAAGGGCGATGTCTTTGTCTTCCCCATTGGTCTCATCCATTACCAGAAAAATGCAGGCTCTACAAATGCCTCAGCTATTGCAGCTCTAACCAGCCAAAATCCTGGAGTCGTCACAATAGCTAATGCAGTTTTTGGGTCTGTGCCGGATATTGCTAGTGATGTTCTTGTGAAGGCTTTCCAAGTAGACAACAATGTTGTCACTTACCTGCAGTCCAATTTTTAA